One region of Eupeodes corollae chromosome 1, idEupCoro1.1, whole genome shotgun sequence genomic DNA includes:
- the LOC129939035 gene encoding nuclear pore complex protein Nup98-Nup96-like isoform X3 → MDVHKDPTEVPTGFTKEATTTSTFGNQSTGFSTGSGFGRQTNTVFGTFPNQNNQQTQTNNLAAFGSQNSSFGNNIFNNQAEFCQPHYFGFGSMMSQQTTNICFTGFGEPKTNYLFNSPLSGTTMKRVKLIFESPDMVFGSSIYKKPNVIVEIEVHPTSNRIWQSNCSDFSFSVIHVEKYNSMFTMKSAGPLKFLVRVKHSTTLFGDNSISPSMNNGNQKITFTFQSNQRQFGSNTREKETIVEVPLPVNNLMSKFSNEYFMVAVGPDFSTNSFEVQTSTNSVFKITFAEKGKYNHFFGNNRQTRSGSVFFDQGRQINAFPSTSSSLFGNRAAFGTNQTFGSSTNGNNCIPSNQAQPMTFNQTVNGGSLFGKLSTTTQTFGAPAGFGVATGPTGICTEKQDKSSSTTGISSFGETNECFESPKAFGTVGGSAFGQVKSIPRPQSGSLFSGFNCSQPFCNNQSSKNNSEEFEFGASSQPATGIDNELSAENLKSAKYNPTFGTEVLANSSLPVETKPNCITAMDEYANKSFEEIRLNDYLRTFPETSPKQNNLTTEIARREEATASNSNTNTITAFSPSNMVGNTNQAFFDQLHQLIPYLNAGSFCKCSRSCNSNKTQSNSQTLANNQPRSNSDSLDNLYVNTQISRLNDNISINEFYNDVFKYLEHIQKQYRHLESTLNNKNATHTSEENSNKSEGTDKTEETPNKNKQKSPMTVFGSSTYSAVKIGLNENSSALNPDSEDTDKVTVQETSEANNSLLFGIKNKPLETDTAGNSAKLSVEEKASETKEDLSKKTDILNEDGINKTPTTLTQTIPVSLFGSSNYSTTNIGFDLFKQTKPVNVANESSVFSSSAFSAAGPTVATSSFNDNIGFGTTSKPVDFSFGVSPSKSSDDVAQTKDTSKTLDDQSNGVKTSTTGIFSSTGSIFETQNTSSSNRVKANQKISFSFGSPCSGERHTRTAVPRKSPDNSSSNSSFSPIKSSKPENIPTGFIFSYESSNTEGKKPSTYAPLFPFNIVSSESANIFASTDSAIGLGSDKLPGLFSMKASTTKADNLREKRESDGNTANISDSKFTDSNNAGGSPGGINIVKAVNSLKSIISNDNKTQEEESTKEKSGSLRRQINEPMDEKDGFVSSPVFKMKKISDILADINDKEENLKESSNKSDSESDISNYSLISNRSLNESSCIQNEQHPTGIVMKRYGYYIQPSKEHLKSKITEDGACLVSNFTIGRKGYGSICFNKEINVAGLNIDNIVNFRNKELITYPNEHNNPQVIADLKKCDVLVTLEQVWPHDDVKHEPIKDPQQLDKLKYEDKLRSVCYKNDVHFVEYRPETGSWLFKMKKFDKVNINCWDVEDEDISLEQKNSTGISKIIKLKQQNRSRARIASRIIFIAKRKPMSKNFI, encoded by the exons ATGGATGTCCATAAAGATCCAACTGAAGTTCCCACTGGGTTTACGAAAGAAGCAACCACGACGTCGACTTTCGGTAATCAGTCAACAGGTTTTTCTACAGGATCAGGATTTGGAAGACAAACTAATACAGTTTTTGGTACATTTCCAAATCAAAATAACCAACAAACCCAAACCAATAATCTAGCTGCATTTGGGTCTCAAAATAGCAGTTTTGGAAATAACATCTTTAACAACCAAG CAGAATTTTGTCAACCGCATTATTTTGGATTCGGTTCTATGATGTCACAGCAAACTACGAACATTTGCTTCACGGGCTTTGGCGAACCCAAAACTAATTATTTATTCAACAGTCCCTTAAGTGGCACCACCATGAAGagagtaaaattgattttcgaaagtCCAGATATGGTTTTTGGAAGTAGCATTTACAAGAAGCCCAACGTTATTGTTGAAATTGAAGTTCATCCAACAAGCAACCGAATTTGGCAATCAAATTGTAGTGACTTCTCATTTAGTGTTATCCACGTTGAAAAATATAACAGCATGTTTACGATGAAAAGTGCTGGTCCTTTAA aatttcTAGTAAGAGTTAAACATTCGACAACACTCTTCGGCGACAATAGCATATCGCCATCAATGAATAATGGCaatcaaaaaataacttttacttTCCAATCTAACCAACGACAATTTGGATCAAACACAAGAGAAAAAGAAACTATTGTGGAAGTTCCTTTACCTGTCAATAATTTAATGTCGAAGTTTTCAAATGAGTATTTTATGGTTGCTGTTGGACCAGATTTTTCTACAAATTCTTTCGAAGTTCAAACCTCAACAAATAGTG TCTTTAAAATTACGTTCgcagaaaaaggaaaatataacCATTTCTTTGGCAACAATCGTCAAACCAGAAGTGGTTCAGTATTTTTCGATCAAGGTcgccaaattaatgcatttccATCTACAAGTAGCAGCCTATTTGGTAATCGAGCAGCATTTGGGACAAATCAGACGTTTGGAAGTTCAACAAATGGAAATAATTGTATTCCATCTAATCAAGCTCAACCAATGACTTTCAATCAAACAGTTAACGGTGGCTCGTTATTTGGAAAGCTgtcaacaacaacacaaacatTTGGCGCGCCTGCAGGATTTGGTGTAGCTACAGGTCCTACTGGTATTTGCACTGAAAAACAAGACAAAAGCAGTTCGACTACAGGAATCTCATCCTTTGGTGAAACAAATGAATGTTTTGAGAGTCCGAAAGCATTTGGGACCGTTGGAGGATCCGCATTTGGTCAAGTAAAAAGCATTCCGCGACCACAATCTGGTTCATTATTTAGTGGCTTTAATTGTTCTCAACCGTTTTGTAATAATCAGTCTTCAAAGAACAACAGTGAAGAGTTTGAATTTGGAGCTTCAAGTCAACCGGCAACAGGAATTGATAATGAACTTTCTGCAGAGAATCTTAAATCGGCTAAATACAATCCAACTTTTGGGACAGAAGTTTTAGCCAATTCCTCACTTCCTGTGGAAACTAAACCAAATTGCATCACCGCAATGGATGAATATGCAAATAAATCCTTTGAAGAAATTCGACTTAACGACTACTTAAGAACATTTCCTGAAACCTCtcctaaacaaaataatctcACAACAGAGATTGCTAGAAGAGAAGAAGCAACAGcttcaaattcaaatacaaacaCAATCACCGCCTTTAGTCCATCAAATATGGTTGGAAATACAAATCAAGCATTCTTCGATCAGCTTCATCAATTGATTCCCTATCTGAACGCCGGATCATTTTGTAAATGTAGCCGCTCATGCAATTCAAACAAAACCCAAAGTAACTCGCAAACATTAGCAAACAATCAACCAAGATCAAATAGTGATTCTCTTGATAATCTTTATGTTAACACTCAAATATCTCGTCTAAATGATAATATATCGATTAATGAATTTTACAATGACGTCTTTAAATACTTGGaacatattcaaaaacaatatcgtCATTTGGAAAGCactcttaataataaaaatgcaacaCATACTTctgaagaaaattcaaataaatctgAAGGAACCGATAAAACAGAAGAAACAccgaacaaaaacaaacaaaaatcaccgATGACAGTTTTTGGTAGTTCAACTTATTCTGCCGTTAAAATCGGTTTGAATGAAAACAGTTCGGCCTTAAATCCAGATTCCGAAGATACTGATAAAGTTACTGTCCAAGAAACTTCTGAGGCAAATAATAGTTTATTATTCGGAATTAAGAATAAACCACTTGAAACTGATACTGCTGGTAATTCTGCCAAATTAAGCGTTGAAGAAAAAGCAAGCGAGACCAAGGAGGACCTTTCTAAGAAAACTGACATCCTTAACGAAGATGGAATAAACAAAACTCCCACCACGCTTACACAAACAATTCCAGTATCACTTTTTGGCTCATCAAATTATTCGACAACAAATATTGGCTTTGACCTTTTTAAACAAACGAAACCAGTAAATGTTGCAAATGAGTCTAGTGTTTTCAGTTCCAGTGCGTTTTCAGCTGCTGGGCCAACAGTAGCAACCTCCA GTTTTAATGATAACATCGGCTTTGGAACAACATCTAAGCCAGTTGATTTTTCGTTTGGTGTTAGTCCTAGCAAATCAAGCGATGACGTCGCTCAAACAAAAGATACAAGCAAGACACTCGATGACCAATCGAATGGTGTAAAAACATCAACAACTGGAATTTTCTCATCAACTGGATCCatttttgaaactcaaaataCTTCTTCCAGCAACAGAGTGAaagcaaaccaaaaaataagtttttcatttgGTTCTCCATGCAGCGGCGAAAGACATACGAGAACAGCCGTACCAAGAAAATCACCTGACAACTCATCAAGCAATTCCTCTTTTTCACCAATAAAAAGTAGTAAACCTGAAAATATCCCCACTGGcttcattttttcttatgagAGTAGCAACACTGAGGGAAAAAAGCCATCAACATATGCTCCGCTTTTCCCATTTAACATTGTCAGCAGCGAGTCTGCTAACATTTTCGCCAGTACCGATTCGGCTATTGGCTTGGGGAGTGATAAATTACCAGGACTATTCTCAATGAAAGCTTCAACTACCAAAGCTGACAATTTGAGAGAAAAAAGAGAGAGCGATGGAAATACAGCAAATATTTCAGATTCAAAGTTTACTGACTCAAACAATGCAGGAGGAAGTCCTGGTGGAATTAATATTGTCAAAGCAGTCAATTCATTAAAGTCCATCATATCAAAtga CAATAAAACACAAGAAGAAGAATCAACTAAAGAAAAGAGTGGTTCTTTGAGAAGGCAAATAAATGAGCCGATGGATGAAAAAGATGGTTTTGTATCATCGCCAGTGTTTAAAATG aaaaaaataagtgaTATATTAGCAGATATAAATGATAAAGAAGAAAACCTTAAGGAATCTTCGAATAAATCTGACAGTGAAAGCGATATTTCAAACTACAGTTTGATATCCAATCGATCTTTGAATGAATCGTCGTGTATTCAAAATGAACAACATCCAACTGGAATTGTTATGAAACGATATGG TTACTACATTCAACCATCAAAGGAACATTTGAAATCTAAAATAACCGAAGACGGTGCCTGTCTTGTGTCAAACTTTACAATCGGTCGCAAAGGCTACGGAAGTATCTGttttaacaaagaaattaatGTAGCTGGTCTAAATATAGATAACATAG ttaATTTTCGCAATAAAGAACTAATTACCTATCCAAATGAACACAACAATCCACAAGTTATTgccgatttaaaaaaatgtgatgtaCTTGTAACTCTTGAACAAGTCTGGCCACATGATGACGTAAAGCATGAACCTATAAAAGACCCTCAACAATTGGATAAACTTAAATACGAAGATAAATTGCGTTCGGTTTGTTATAAGAACGATGTTCATTTTGTTGAATATCGTCCAGAGACTGGAAGTTggttgtttaaaatgaaaaaattcgaTAAAGTCAATATTAACTGCTGGGATGTAGAAGATGAAGATATTTCTTTAGAACAAAAGAATTCAACAGGaatctcaaaaataat aAAGCTTAAGCAACAAAACCGTAGCCGAGCAAGGATTGCCTCCAGAATTATCTTTATTGCTAAAAGGAAACCTATGTCTAAAAActtcatttag